The sequence CTAAAGAAGTGATACCTGCTCTTATGAAGAAGTTTGCTTACACAACTGTAATGCAAGCTCCTAAACTAGAAAAAATCTGTATCAACCGTGGTGTAAACGGTGCAGTTACAGATAAGAAACTAGTAGACATTGCAGTAGAAGAACTAAACATGATCACTGGTCAGAAAGCGGTTCCTACTATGTCTAAGAAAGACATTTCTAACTTCAAGTTACGTAAGGGAATGCCAATTGGTGCCCGCGTTACATTAAGAGGTGAAAAAATGTATGAATTCCTTGACAGATTGGTATCTGTTGCTTTACCACGTGTACGTGATTTCAAAGGAATCAGCGACAAAGCTTTTGACGGTAGAGGTAACTATACTTTAGGTGTTACTGAACAAATCATTTTCCCTGAAATTGATATTGATAAAGTAAATAAAATCACCGGATTGGATATCACTTTTGTTACAACAGCAAACACCAATGAAGAAGCTTATGAGCTTTTGAAAGAATTGGGTATGCCGTTTAAAGGAACCAAGAAAGATTAATTAAACTCAGAACAAAAAAATTATGGCAAAAGAATCAGTAAAAGCCAGACAAAGAAAGCGCGAGAAAATGGTAGCTCAGTATGCTGAAAAGCGTGCAGCCTTAAAAGCAGCAGGCGATTATGCAGCATTGGATCTACTACCTAAGAATGCTTCTCCGGTACGTTTAAAGAACCGTTGTCAGCTTACAGGAAGACCTAAAGGATACATGCGTTATTTTGGTCTGTCAAGGGTTATTTTCCGCGACATGGCTTTGAATGGCATGATTCCAGGCGTAAAGAAAGCAAGCTGGTAATCTACTCGCTGCTAAAACAAAATTTAGAACTGATATAATAAAAATAATATGGTAACTGATCCAATAGCAGACTTCTTAACTAGAATTCGTAATGCTCAGTTGGCTGGTCATAGACTGGTTGAAATTCCTGCTTCTAATTTAAAGAAGCGTTTAACAGAAATCTTGTACGATCAGGGTTATATTCTGAAGTATAAATTCGAAGACGATAACAAGCAAGGTCTTATTAAGATTGCGCTTAAGTACGATCCTGCTACCAAACAACCAGCAATTCGCTCTTTGGAAAGAGTAAGCCGTCCAGGTTTACGTCAGTATGCTAAGCCTGCTGAAATCAAAAGAGTAATCAATGGTCTGGGAGTTGCAATCTTAAGTACTTCTAAAGGAGTATTGACAGATAAGCAAGCAAAGGCTCAGAATGTGGGTGGTGAAGTATTGTGTTACATTTCTTAATCTAATGAGTTCCGACAATTAAGCTTCTTAGTCGTGGCTGAACACGGAACATTCATAATCATAAAATAAAAATCGACTATGTCTAGAATTGGTAAACAACCAGTAGCAGTTCCAGCAGGTGTAACCATCACCGTTGATGCTGAGAACGTTTTAACAGTAAAAGGTCCTAAAGGACAATTGTCTCAGGCAATTGACAGAGACATTACTGTTGTAATTGGAGAAGGTTCAGTTACCTTCACCAGACCTACAGATCAAATTCGTCACCGCGCAATGCACGGTTTATACCGTTCTTTGGTAAACAATATGGTGAAGGGTGTAACTGAAGGATTTAAAAAAGAATTAGAGTTAGTAGGGGTAGGTTTTAAAGCTGCCAATACCGGCAACCTTTTGGATCTTTCTTTAGGTTACTCTCACAATATCATTATTGAAATTCCAAGTGAATTGAAAGTTGCCACTAGCAACGAAAAGGGTCAGAACCCTAAAGTATTTCTTGAAGGAATTGACAAGCAATTGATTGGTCAGGTTGCTGCTAAATTAAGAAGCTTGCGTAAGCCTGAACCATACAAAGGAAAAGGTGTGAAATACGCTGGTGAAATCTTAAGAAGAAAAGCAGGTAAATCAGCAGGTAAATAATTAATCAAACAATCCCCCGGCCGAATCGGAGGTTTAAAATAAAAAACAATGGGTAAATTAATTCAAAGGCAAAAAATTAGATACCGCATCCGTAAGAAGGTTGCTGGTACAGCTGTAAAGCCACGCCTTTCTGTATTCAGAAGCAATGCCGAAATCTATGCACAATTAATTGATGATGATAATGGAGTTACTATAGCTGCTGCATCTTCAAGGGATAAAGACATCGCTGCTCAGAAAGTTACCAAGATTGAAAAAGCTAAAATGGTAGGTGCTGCAGTTGCAACTAAAGCTTTGGCTCTGGGTTTAACAAATTGTGTATTTGACAGAGGTGGAAATCTATATCATGGCCGTGTGAAGTCTGTTGCAGACGGAGCAAGAGAAGGTGGTCTGGTATTCTAATTACTAACATCAATTTAATCGCTCAATAAATGTCTAAAGTAAGCGTAAATAAAGTAAAAGCGGGTGGCGACATCGAATTAAAAGATAAGGTTGTTGCTATTAACCGTGTGGTAAAAACCACAAAAGGTGGCCGTACATTCAGTTTCTCTGCACTTGTTGTAGTTGGAAACGAAAATGGTATTGTAGGACAGGGTCTTGGTAAAGCAAAAGAAGTACAGGAAGCTATTGCTAAAGGTATTGAAGATGCAAAAAAGAACCTGGTTAAAGTACCTGTAATGCACGGAACTATTCCTCACGAACAGTGGGCTAAAGATGGTGCTGCTAAGGTACTTATAAAGCCAGCTGCACACGGAGCGGGAGTTATCGCGGGTGGTAGCATGCGTTCAGTTTTGGAAAGTGCTGGTATTACCGACGTACTTGCGAAAAGCCTTGGATCTGCTAATCCTCACAACGTAGTAAAAGCTACTATTAAAGCGTTAAGCCTTTTGAGAGAACCCGTTCAGGTTGCTAAAGGACGTAACATTAAATTGAGCAAAGTTTTCAACGGATAATATTTATGAAAAAGATTAAGATCACACAAATAAAAAGCGGCATCGACAGACCAGAGCGTCAGAAGCAAACTCTTATTGCGCTTGGTTTAAAGAAGTTGAATGCCTCTAGAGAAGTAGAAGCTACTCCACAAATATTAGGTATGGTTAACAAGGTTAGCCACTTAGTGAAGGTTGAAGAAGTTGCTTAATTAAAAAATTTTTTAAGTCAGTAGTTTGGATATACCGCATCATGCGGATATCTTTACTCCTGACTTTTTATTTATTATAAACAACGCGAGGGGTGATACCCCGTAAGTTCAAAATCAAGTTAAAATGAAACTACACAATTTAAAGCCTGCTGAAGGTTCAGTAAAAAGAGAAAAGAGATTAGGTCGTGGTGAAGCATCTGGTAAAGGTGGTACATCAACCAAAGGTAACAAGGGTGGTCAGAGCCGCGCTGGTTACAAGAGCAAAATGGCTCATGAAGGTGGTCAGATGCCAATTCAGCGTAGAATTCCTAAGCGTGGATTCAAGAACAACAATAGAGTTGAATACAAAGTGTTTAATTTAGGTCAATTAGATCAGTTAGTTGAGAAATACGGTTTCACTGAAATTTCTCTTGAGAATTTATACATCAATGGTTTAATCAGCCGTACTGATAGCGTTAAGGTATTGGGTAATGGCGAACTGAAGTCTAAGCTCAGTTTCAAAATTAACGCCATCAGTGAAAAAGCAAAAACTGCTATTGAAGCTGCAGGCGGAACAGTTGAGATTATCAAATAATTAAGTTTAACGCCATTTAATTTAGTGAAGTGAAAAAACTAGTTCAGACTTTTAAGAACATTTGGACCATTGAAGAGTTACGTAATAAAATTATTGTAACCCTTGCTTTGGTGTTAACTTATCGTTTTGGTACGCATATCGTTTTACCAGGTATAGATCCGAATAAAATTGAAGCAGCTGCCAATTCAGCTAAGAGCAATGGCCTCTTGGGCATATTTGATATGTTTGCCGGTGGTGCATTT is a genomic window of Sediminibacterium sp. TEGAF015 containing:
- the rplE gene encoding 50S ribosomal protein L5, with product MSTEKYTPRLAAKYTKEVIPALMKKFAYTTVMQAPKLEKICINRGVNGAVTDKKLVDIAVEELNMITGQKAVPTMSKKDISNFKLRKGMPIGARVTLRGEKMYEFLDRLVSVALPRVRDFKGISDKAFDGRGNYTLGVTEQIIFPEIDIDKVNKITGLDITFVTTANTNEEAYELLKELGMPFKGTKKD
- the rpsN gene encoding 30S ribosomal protein S14; this translates as MAKESVKARQRKREKMVAQYAEKRAALKAAGDYAALDLLPKNASPVRLKNRCQLTGRPKGYMRYFGLSRVIFRDMALNGMIPGVKKASW
- the rpsH gene encoding 30S ribosomal protein S8, translating into MVTDPIADFLTRIRNAQLAGHRLVEIPASNLKKRLTEILYDQGYILKYKFEDDNKQGLIKIALKYDPATKQPAIRSLERVSRPGLRQYAKPAEIKRVINGLGVAILSTSKGVLTDKQAKAQNVGGEVLCYIS
- the rplF gene encoding 50S ribosomal protein L6, with translation MSRIGKQPVAVPAGVTITVDAENVLTVKGPKGQLSQAIDRDITVVIGEGSVTFTRPTDQIRHRAMHGLYRSLVNNMVKGVTEGFKKELELVGVGFKAANTGNLLDLSLGYSHNIIIEIPSELKVATSNEKGQNPKVFLEGIDKQLIGQVAAKLRSLRKPEPYKGKGVKYAGEILRRKAGKSAGK
- the rplR gene encoding 50S ribosomal protein L18, with the protein product MGKLIQRQKIRYRIRKKVAGTAVKPRLSVFRSNAEIYAQLIDDDNGVTIAAASSRDKDIAAQKVTKIEKAKMVGAAVATKALALGLTNCVFDRGGNLYHGRVKSVADGAREGGLVF
- the rpsE gene encoding 30S ribosomal protein S5, giving the protein MSKVSVNKVKAGGDIELKDKVVAINRVVKTTKGGRTFSFSALVVVGNENGIVGQGLGKAKEVQEAIAKGIEDAKKNLVKVPVMHGTIPHEQWAKDGAAKVLIKPAAHGAGVIAGGSMRSVLESAGITDVLAKSLGSANPHNVVKATIKALSLLREPVQVAKGRNIKLSKVFNG
- the rpmD gene encoding 50S ribosomal protein L30; this encodes MKKIKITQIKSGIDRPERQKQTLIALGLKKLNASREVEATPQILGMVNKVSHLVKVEEVA
- the rplO gene encoding 50S ribosomal protein L15, translated to MKLHNLKPAEGSVKREKRLGRGEASGKGGTSTKGNKGGQSRAGYKSKMAHEGGQMPIQRRIPKRGFKNNNRVEYKVFNLGQLDQLVEKYGFTEISLENLYINGLISRTDSVKVLGNGELKSKLSFKINAISEKAKTAIEAAGGTVEIIK